The segment CGCGCGTTGCTGCAGGCATTCTTCAAGCTCAAGCGCCAGGCGGGCGAGCCGACCGGCGAGGGCGCGGCATAAACACCTGCCGCGATTTGACGCACCAGCCGAGCGGGCGCAGGTTGGCGGTCTTCCGAAAACGATAACCGCACACTACTTATGGCATACGAACTCCCGAAACTGCCCTACGCCTACGATGCCCTCGTTCCGCACATCGATGCGAAGACGATGGAGATTCACCACACCAAGCATCACCAGGCGTATATCACCAACGCGAACAATGCGCTGAAGGACCATCCCGATCTCGCCGCGCTCGACGTCAACGAGTTGCTCAAAAATCTCGCGAAGGTTCCCGAGGCGATCCGGACCGCCGTGCGCAACAACGCAGGCGGTCACTCGAACCACTCCTTCTTCTGGAAGATTCTCGGCCCCGGCAAGGGCGGTGCGCCGAAGGGCAAGCTCGCCGCGGCGATCGACTCCCAGCTTGGCGGCTTCGCGAAATTCAAGGAGGACTTCGGCAAGGCGGCGGCCACCCGCTTCGGCTCCGGCTGGGCATGGCTCATCGTGGGCGCCGACGGCAAGCTGGCGGTCGGCTCGACGGCCAACCAGGATAGCCCGCTCATGGGCAAGGCCGTCGCCGGGATTGAAGGCCAGCCGGTCCTCGGTCTCGACGTCTGGGAACACGCGTACTATCTGAACTACCAGAACCGCCGCCCCGATTACGTCACCGCCTGGTGGAACGTCGTCGATTGGGATGCCGCCGAGGCGAACTACACCGCTGCGGGCGGAAAGTAAGCGACCGGTCGGGCGCGTTGTCCTCAGCGCGCCGCTCCCACTTCAAGTGGAGCCCGCCGTCCCCGGCGGGCTTTTTTGTGCGCGAGCACTCGAGCTCCTCGGGAAACAAAGAACCGCGAGAGTGGCCAGGTAGGGCGCGTTGTCCTCAACGCGCCGCTCCCGCTCCGCACGGGCGATCATCGGCGCGTTAGGGATGACGCGTCCCACTGTCAGCGGGTCCAGACGCTCGCCTGCATCACGTTGCCGAACGAGGTCGGGCTCACGCGGACGCTCTTCCCGGTCTCCGTATCCAGAATGCAGATCACGCTGGAGCGGCGGTCGCGGGCCGTGTAAACGAGGTGGCGGCCGTCCGCCAGCCAGCTGGGCTCGATCCCGTCGAACGGCGCTTTCGAAACCTGCGCGCCTTTCCGCGTCGACAGGTCGAGCACGCCGATTTGATAGCCGCCCGCCCGCATGGTGAAGGCGATCTTGTTGGGATTTGCCCGACTCCAATCTGGCTCTGCGCAGTACCTGCTGATGCCTGAGGTGATTCGCGACGGCACGCCGCCGGCGACCGACATCACGTAAAGCTGTGGGCCCGGCTCCATCGCGAACACGATCCGCGAGCCGTCGGGCGAAAAACATGGCGAGGACTTCACCGCATCAGAGCGGGTTTTGCGCGACACCTGCCGGCCTTGGGCATTGCTGAGATATATCTCCGGCGTGCCCTCGCCACTCAGCACCATCGCGACCTGCTGGCCGTTCGGACTGAAACGCGCGCCGCTGTTCGTGCCCTTGAAGCTGACGAAGGTCGTCCGTTGGTAGGTGCTGAGGTCGATCTGGAAAATGTCCGGGAAGCCCGACTTGAAGAAGCTGGTGTAGAGCAGCCGATTGCCGTCCGGCGCCCACCGCGGCATGAGTGCGAGCGCGTTGTCGCGGGTGATCTGCTTGGCCCCGCCGAAGAACAGGTCCGCGGTGTAGACCTCCTTCTTGCCGGTCCGCTCGCCGATAAACGCGAGTTGAGCGGTGAAGAAGCCCTTCAGGCCCATCCCGTTCGTCTGCTCGACGGCGAAATCGGCCGCGTGCAACAGCGCCTGCCGGGCGTTCGCCCCCGAGAACACCTGCGACGCCACCGGCGTGCCGCCGCTGCCACGGGTGATATCGACGCGCACCTGATTGGCCGTGACCACCGAGAACCGGATGTCGAACTGATAGCTGCTCGCCGTCACGCGATAGCGCCCGTGGGCGCCGAACGCCTGCAGCGCGAGTCGGTTGAGTTCCGGCTCGTTGGCCGACACGCGCACCGGCAGCGTGTTCTTTTCGGCGACGACGTCGACGTAACCGATGTCACGCTGCGCGAAAACGGGCGAGAGCAACGCCGTGAAGAGCAAGGCAAGGCGGAGAAATTTTTGCATGGGAGAATACTTGGGCTTACCCATGAACAGGACTGAGCCCAAGGGCATTTCTATTTACACGCCCATCCGGCATAACAACTCTATTTCCTTTTCCACCTTCTTTTTCTCCGCCGTGACCTCCGAGCAAATCAAAGAGCATCTCAAGCAGGTTAAATATCCGGGTTTCAGCCGTGACATCGTCTCGTTCGGACTCGTGCGCAGCGCCGCGCTGGTGGACGGCACGGCCAAAGTCTCGCTCGCGATCACGACCAGCGACCCGAAGGTGCCGCTGCATCTGAAGAAGGAGGTGGATCATTGCCTGCGCGCGCTGCCCGGCGTGAAGGACACGATCATCGACGTTGCCGTGACCGCGACCCGTGCGCCGGCGACTCCCGCCAACCAGCCCGGAGCCACGGCGGCCGGCGCACGCACGATCCGCCACGCGGTCGCGATCGGTTCCGGCAAAGGCGGCGTGGGCAAGAGCACCTTCGCGGTGAATCTTGCCTGCGCGCTTGCCCAACTCCTCGCCGCGCAGGGCCGGCCGGGGCGCGTGGGCTTGATGGACTGCGACATCTACGGCCCGAGTGTGCCGCTGATGATGGGGCTCGACGGCCGACCGGAGATCGAAGGCGAAGGCGCCGACGCGATGCTGGTGCCGATGGAGCGCCACGGCGTGAAGGTGATGAGCATGGGCTTTCTGGTGGACGACGACACGCCGGTGGTCTGGCGCGGGCCGATGATCATGAAAACCGTCCAGCAGTTCGTGCAGAACGTGAAGTGGGGCGAACTCGACGTGCTGCTCGTCGACCTGCCGCCCGGCACGGGCGATGCCCAGCTCTCGCTCGTGCAAACCCTGCCGCTCGACGGCGCGATCATCGTCACCACGCCGCAACCCGCGGCGACCAATGTCGCGCGCAAGGGCGGGCTGATGTTTCAGAAGGTTAACGTGCCGCTGCTCGGCGTCGCGGAGAACATGAGCTACTTCCTCGATCCCGCCGGCGGACAGCACGAGGTGTTCGGCAGTGGTGGCGGCATCATCACGGCGGAGAAGCTCGGCACGACGCTGCTGGGCCGCGTGCCGTTGATCACCGCGATTCGCGAGGGCGGCGACGCGGGCCGGCCCGTGGTCGTGCAGGCGCCGGACAGCGCGGCCGGCCAGACCTTTCGCACGATCGCGGACGCGCTGCTGCACCGCCTCGCGCAGCCCGTTCCGCCCCGGATGTGACAGTTACGGAAATTGCGGGCATTGACAGCCGTGGCTACGTCGATCTCATTTTTACACGCGAAGCCTAGCCGAATGAGTTCCTCTGCATCAGAGCCTGCGACCAGCCGGGATTTTGTTAAGCAATCGAGTCTCTATCAGGAGTTCCTCGCTGAGCGGGAGGAGATCCTGAAACACAAATGGCTGGAGTCGGAGCGCTTGGGCTACGACATCGGCTTCGAGCGCGCGCTACTCGATTGGATCCGCAAGCACCGGGAAGGCTGGCGCGCGGCGCGACGACAAAGCCAGGTCGTGGCGGCGCAGCAAGGCACGGCGTCGAACGCGCCGTTTCCGCCGCCGGGCGGCGAAAAACGCACGCCCTGAAGGCTTGAACGTCGTCGACGATCAGCAAAAAAGCCGGGCTACTCGCCCGGCTTTGCTGTTGGTGAAGAGGTTCTCCAGCAAGCGCTACGGACTCTGCGCAGCGCAACGATGGCACCCGGCGATCCTTACTTGATCTCCTTGTGCAGCGTGTGCCGCTTCAGGTGCGGATTGTATTTCTTCTTCTCGATGCGCTCGGTCACCGTCTTCTTGTTCCGGGTGGTGAGATAGCGGGAGACGGGTTTACCTTCCTTGCGGGCTTCGGTGCATTCCAACGTGACGAGTTCTTGCATGAGAAAAGAGGGTTGAAGGGTCAGAGCAAACGGGCGGCCCCGACCGGTGCAACAGCAAAGTGTGAAGGGGGCGCGGGCGTGGTCACAGGCCTCTTGCCCGTGGACGGGCGCTTCGCGCCACCGGTCTTCACGTCCGAGTTCCGCGCGGGCGAGACGTCGTGCCACCGCCCCCGCGCTCGCAGCCGATCTCCGATTACCTCCGCTTTTCCATCAATGGCAGCATCACGCCGCGCCGGAACAGCGTTACCTGACCCGTGCTCGAAGACACCACGATTGAAATGCAATGCGCGGCCACGCTGATCGCCGCCGCCGCCGCATGCCGGCTGCCCAGCCCGCTCGGCAACGCGTGATCCCGATCGGTCGCCTGGATGAGGCTGCCGGCCGACTCCACCACCCCGTCGCCGCGAATGATGAACGCGCCGTCGATCGAGGAAAACTCCTTCACGGTTTCGTCCATGAAGGGATTCAGGATGTTGCGATCCTCCTCCTTGTAGCCGAAAAATGGGTTCAGCACGAGCGGCTTGGTCAGCGTGGACACGCGCTCGTTGTCGCCGATGACGAACAGGCAGCCCACCGGCCGGCCTTCGCGCCCCTCGACCGCCAGCTCCGTCGCGACCGCAATCACGCGCTCGAGCACCTCGGGCTTCACGTCCTCGGGCAGCAGGTCGTTTGAGCCGGTCAGCAGCGTCTGAAACTCGCGCTCGATGTCCACGACGATGAGCGTGTCGAACTGGTTGCTGCCCGTCATGCCGCCAATGCAGCATACGCGGTCCGTGAATCGAATCACGCCGCGCGTCACCGCCACGAGGATCGCGCTGCGCAGCTGCGCCATGCGGTGACTCGAGAACGACCGCACCTGGATCGTCTCGGCAAACTCCCGCCGGTCCTCGCCCGACTCGACCGGATTGCGCGTGACCAGGATCGTCTTGAGCCGCGTGCGCAACCCGGCGGATTCGATGCCGCCGACGAAGGTATCGCCGAAGACGAGCAGGGCGCGACAGTCGGCGCCCTTCGCCACGCGCTCCGCCTCGCGCAGCATCAGCCGGTTGATCCGGTTCTGCTGCGCCTGCACCGGACGGATGCCGCCGAACCCGCCGACCAGCTGCTCGTGCAGCGCGTCCAGATCCGGCGCATGCACCAGCGCGTCGACCAGCTCCGGCTCCTTCACCTGCCGCGCGATCGTCGCCAGTACCTGCAGATAATCGCGGGCCTTCTCGCCCGCGATCAGCATCACGATGAGCCGGACGCGCTCGTCGCCGATGGCGCCGTCGTGCTTGATGCCCGCGCGACTGCGCCCGATGGCGAGAATGTAGCGCCGCGGCATCTTCACGCGCACGTGCGGCAGGGCGACGCCGAGCCCGAGGTAGGTCGTCATCGTACTCTCGCGCGCGAGCAACCCCTTCATCAGCGCGTCGGGCTTCAGGTCGGGAAACTGTTTGACGCAGACGGCGAGCAGTTCCTGCAGTGCGCCCTCGAGATCCAGACTGTGCAGGTCGATGATCCGGCTGCGCGCAATGACTTTTTCGAGACGCATGGGCGGCGGAGTCTAGAGTCTAGAGCTGAGCGTCGAGAGCCGAATCCGGAAATGCGCAGTGTCCACGAGCGGTATTTCTGCTCTCAGCTCTGGACTGTCAGCACTCGGCTGCACCTCACCGCTCCCACTCGAGCGCGCCCTTCTTCACCTCATAGGCCAGCCCGAGCACGAGCACGCCAAGGAAGAAGAGCACTGGGCCCAGAATGGCGATGTTGTTGGCCAGAAATTCGCGATAAATGAAGGTCCACGGGACCAGGATCACCACTTCCAGATCGAAGAGCATGAACAGCAGCGCGGTGACGTAGAACTTCACCGAGAACCGCGTGTGGATCGCTCCGTGCGACGGAATGCCGCACTCGTAGGCGGAATCCTTCGTCGGCGAATGCTTGCCGCGCTGTCCAAAAAAATGACTCGCGCCCACCACCAGCCCGGTGATCCCGGCGGCGAGCAGCACCTGAATCAGAAATGCGGAATACGCGGCGACGCCCATGACGGAAATAATTGGTCCCAGCACCGCAGCAGTGACAAGCGGGAAAATCATTTGTGCGCCATGACCTTGGCGGGTTGGCGTGGCACGGGCGTCCCGCCCGTGAGCAGTCCGTAGCGGCGTCCGTGACGACGCGGACCGCGCGCCTCCGGCATCACGGGCGGGACGCCCGTGCCACCTCGGAT is part of the Opitutus terrae PB90-1 genome and harbors:
- a CDS encoding PD40 domain-containing protein — its product is MQKFLRLALLFTALLSPVFAQRDIGYVDVVAEKNTLPVRVSANEPELNRLALQAFGAHGRYRVTASSYQFDIRFSVVTANQVRVDITRGSGGTPVASQVFSGANARQALLHAADFAVEQTNGMGLKGFFTAQLAFIGERTGKKEVYTADLFFGGAKQITRDNALALMPRWAPDGNRLLYTSFFKSGFPDIFQIDLSTYQRTTFVSFKGTNSGARFSPNGQQVAMVLSGEGTPEIYLSNAQGRQVSRKTRSDAVKSSPCFSPDGSRIVFAMEPGPQLYVMSVAGGVPSRITSGISRYCAEPDWSRANPNKIAFTMRAGGYQIGVLDLSTRKGAQVSKAPFDGIEPSWLADGRHLVYTARDRRSSVICILDTETGKSVRVSPTSFGNVMQASVWTR
- a CDS encoding diadenylate cyclase; the protein is MRLEKVIARSRIIDLHSLDLEGALQELLAVCVKQFPDLKPDALMKGLLARESTMTTYLGLGVALPHVRVKMPRRYILAIGRSRAGIKHDGAIGDERVRLIVMLIAGEKARDYLQVLATIARQVKEPELVDALVHAPDLDALHEQLVGGFGGIRPVQAQQNRINRLMLREAERVAKGADCRALLVFGDTFVGGIESAGLRTRLKTILVTRNPVESGEDRREFAETIQVRSFSSHRMAQLRSAILVAVTRGVIRFTDRVCCIGGMTGSNQFDTLIVVDIEREFQTLLTGSNDLLPEDVKPEVLERVIAVATELAVEGREGRPVGCLFVIGDNERVSTLTKPLVLNPFFGYKEEDRNILNPFMDETVKEFSSIDGAFIIRGDGVVESAGSLIQATDRDHALPSGLGSRHAAAAAISVAAHCISIVVSSSTGQVTLFRRGVMLPLMEKRR
- a CDS encoding NADH-quinone oxidoreductase subunit A, with the translated sequence MIFPLVTAAVLGPIISVMGVAAYSAFLIQVLLAAGITGLVVGASHFFGQRGKHSPTKDSAYECGIPSHGAIHTRFSVKFYVTALLFMLFDLEVVILVPWTFIYREFLANNIAILGPVLFFLGVLVLGLAYEVKKGALEWER
- the rpmG gene encoding 50S ribosomal protein L33, whose translation is MQELVTLECTEARKEGKPVSRYLTTRNKKTVTERIEKKKYNPHLKRHTLHKEIK
- a CDS encoding superoxide dismutase; this encodes MAYELPKLPYAYDALVPHIDAKTMEIHHTKHHQAYITNANNALKDHPDLAALDVNELLKNLAKVPEAIRTAVRNNAGGHSNHSFFWKILGPGKGGAPKGKLAAAIDSQLGGFAKFKEDFGKAAATRFGSGWAWLIVGADGKLAVGSTANQDSPLMGKAVAGIEGQPVLGLDVWEHAYYLNYQNRRPDYVTAWWNVVDWDAAEANYTAAGGK
- a CDS encoding Mrp/NBP35 family ATP-binding protein, yielding MTSEQIKEHLKQVKYPGFSRDIVSFGLVRSAALVDGTAKVSLAITTSDPKVPLHLKKEVDHCLRALPGVKDTIIDVAVTATRAPATPANQPGATAAGARTIRHAVAIGSGKGGVGKSTFAVNLACALAQLLAAQGRPGRVGLMDCDIYGPSVPLMMGLDGRPEIEGEGADAMLVPMERHGVKVMSMGFLVDDDTPVVWRGPMIMKTVQQFVQNVKWGELDVLLVDLPPGTGDAQLSLVQTLPLDGAIIVTTPQPAATNVARKGGLMFQKVNVPLLGVAENMSYFLDPAGGQHEVFGSGGGIITAEKLGTTLLGRVPLITAIREGGDAGRPVVVQAPDSAAGQTFRTIADALLHRLAQPVPPRM